One Haliaeetus albicilla chromosome 11, bHalAlb1.1, whole genome shotgun sequence genomic window carries:
- the LOC104317258 gene encoding beta-microseminoprotein, with translation MKSFLAFLVAMGIIVTLGDAYCFSKLNKPGEADKGCMLDGKLYPLGEIARTENCFRCRCSQDAMRCCSLFHTPIGYDKENCKVVFNKKTCDYDIVQKSDPSKECPVYSRVG, from the exons ATG AAGAGTTTTCTGGCTTTCCTTGTTGCAATGGGCATCATAGTGACCCTGGGTGATGCATACTGCTTTTCTAAACTCAACAAGCCAGGGGAGGCCGACAAAG GCTGTATGCTGGATGGAAAACTATACCCCCTTGGAGAGATTGCgagaacagaaaattgcttCAGATGCAGATGCAGCCAAGATGCAATGCGTTGCTGCTCCCT CTTTCATACTCCTATTGGTTATGACAAAGAGAACTGTAAAGTTGTTTTCAACAAGAAAACCTGTGACTACGACATCGTGCAGAAAAGTGACCCCTCAAAAGAGTGTCCCGTCTATTCTCGTGTGGGCTAA
- the LOC104317261 gene encoding beta-microseminoprotein: MFSLLKDWYHTFPLYISSLRRCASYRPCPYWKPHNSARIMTILACLLVLTISMPLSNAYCFFQPLKPEMSDGEHDGCRDSKGELHEFDSHWRTDDCHDCSCSRDGIDCCSSFATPAGYNEDKCVSIFNKETCTYKVVEKDDHSKECPVHKWVG, encoded by the exons ATGTTCAGTCTGCTCAAGGACTGGTATCATACATTCCCTCTCTATATAAGTTCTCTGAGAAGATGTGCTTCCTACAGGCCATGTCCTTACTGGAAGCCTCATAATTCTGCAAGAATTATGA CCATCTTGGCCTGCCTTCTTGTTCTGACCATTAGCATGCCACTGTCCAATGCTTATTGCTTCTTTCAGCCATTGAAGCCAGAGATGTCTGACGGTGAGCATGACG GCTGCCGTGACTCAAAAGGAGAGCTGCATGAATTCGATTCCCACTGGAGAACCGACGACTGCCATGATTGCTCCTGTTCCAGGGATGGAATTGACTGCTGCTCCAG CTTTGCAACACCAGCTGGCTATAATGAAGACAAGTGTGTAAGTATTTTCAACAAGGAGACCTGCACTTATAAAGTAGTGGAGAAAGATGATCACTCAAAAGAATGCCCAGTCCATAAATGGGTGGGCTAA